The Sphingobacterium lactis sequence ACCTATTGTTCCCTCAGCCTGATCATGTATCGTTGTTGGGTTTCCACTTTCATCTGCATTGTACAGTACAACGCGGTATTTGGTATCTTCAACTAAGGTGGAAACGAACCGTTCAGCGCTATTTTCGCCCGAGGAACGAGCGGCAACACTGCTCCTGATCCCCGTCCTTGGGTTTTGCATCAGGTCGTCTGTTGTCTCGGTTATGGTCATTTGGGCGTCCAATTGACCAAGTTTAACTCGTTTACTGGCAATAATGCGTGGCCCTTTTGCCCTACGGGCACTGGTGCTCAATTTTTTTTCGGATTGATCATCTCTGCTTGCCATGCCCTGCACGGAAAAGGAAATTTTACTGTTGCCAGTCCCTGCAATTGTTCCGCGTGCGTCCGACGCTGCGGTATCCTTCCGGCAGGAGTAGAATGTCATCGTTGCGAACAAGGCAAGTAGGGAGATAATTTGTATATGTTTCTTCATGTGCTGTGAATTGTCTGTTGATTAAATTTCAAAATCCTTGTAATGGTTATCGGGGGTATCATACCAATCTTCCATCAGGGGTTCATTATCTGCTCCACCGGTTTCAATGTTAATGGAACCAGCAGCAATGGATTCCTCCATTTCAATGAGGGCGACCGTCAGCATTGGAGCGATATAGGTCTTTTTTGATTTGGTTTGTTTCATAATCACTTTCATTTAGGAAGGTTTTAACCTTATATTTTTCATATGTTTTCACCAAAATTATCCCTTAAGAAAATAGTGTTGAAATAAATAGGTGTTTATAACAGGTAATGCGGCAAAAAATTCAGCATAGTGATTTTGATTTCTTCGCATTGGTAAAAAAAGGAGGTTAAGGATTGTTTTTGTTAATTGAAATGTGAGAAGGGATGGAAAATTTGTGAATTATTTGGAAAATACTGATGGTTTTTGGTATGATTATAATGGTTAAGCAATTTCAAGTTTTTCAAAACAATGATTTTAGGGCTCAAAATGCTTTATTTAGAGAGAATATTCTGGATAGTGGGTAATTCTACGTTATTTATTGCATGTTCCCGTAGGGGAATATTAATTTTTGGCGTATTCAGAATTAAATTTTTGTTAAACATCTATTGGTATCGGTGATAGAAAGTGGGAGAGAGGCATTCCACTTTTACTTGATTTTCGTTATAGTTTAGGGAAAATTGGTGGTAAAATGGAAATTATTAAGAAGCTACACAGCACTTGATGGGTGCTGTGTAGATTTGAATTATTTTTTACGGATGCACCTTACAGAAACTCTTCTGTTCGGTTGTCTAATATCAAAGCTGATGATGTCTTGCTGGTTATGGGTATGTTGTAGCAGGGCAATTCCGTTATCGGTACTTTTGTACCACATAAAACCGAATGTCAGATAGAAAAAATCGGTGTGCTGGAAATAGGATGCACTTATGGTAATGCCAGGTTCCTTAATTCCCATGGGTGCAATAATCAATCGGTCTGAAGGATAGGATGGAGGGCCAAGTACGGGCACATCGGGATTTACCCGTATATACCAACTCTGCAATCCATCTTCCAGCACTTCTTTATTGGTATAATTTATCAATTCTTCATATTCCGCACGACTGGGAAGATCCCATAACCCTTGTGGATACATTGCTTCGCAGACATTTAATCCATTCGGCAAGTATAATTCCGATCCTAGGATATATTCTGAAAAGGGGATGGTATTTGGCTTGTACATGATATTATCATACCGAATCTGGTATTTTGAGGAGGTATCGTTTGGAAATGCAGAATTGGTATAAATATATGTGTTTCCACGTGCCCATTGTGTCGTGCCGATTGGAATGGGTGATTCCAATAACTTAATGGAGATGAAGTAGCTCTTTCCTTCCGTAGCGACGAAATCTGGAATTTCAAAGACATTATTCCGGAAGCTACGTTGGACTTCCTTGGGCTGAAGTTCTTCGTCCAGTAGTTGGGAAGTTACCATCAAGGTGTCGAGACTAATTTTTAGCTGAATTGGGGTGACCCCATCGGTTGGAACATAGAAGGTTTGTCGTACTTTGGTGTTTGGAATAACCACCGTATCTACACCCATTGGGACAGGGATGCTTACACTTTGATCATTCACGGATTCCAATCCTGCCGTATGTGTGGTGAAGTTTGTGTATTTACCAGTTTTAAAGTTGAAATTTCCCTGTTGATTTTGGCCGGATCCATCGGACAATCGTGCCTTGGCCGAGATGATCTGAGCAAAAAGACCTTTCGTATTATATTCGATGACCATCCTCGCTGTCTTTCGTGTAAGAATAATCGAGCGGATAATGTTCGGCTTTGTTTGATCTGGAAAGGTATTCAGGACATCAGTGGCGAAGGCAAAATCTTTTCGATAGGCATTGATGTCACCCGATGGAACAATGGGTAGTTCATCAAATCCGCCGAACGGTGGTATAGGAGATTTGCTGTTAAAGGTATAGGCATACCATCGATACTCCTTTCCTGCATAGGCTTGGATCTTAAGTGGTTCTGGCCCTACGACACCTTCTACTTCATCGTGAAGCGTGGTCGGATTGCCGTGGCCATCTGTATTGAAGAGCAAAATTTTGTATTTGGTTCCAGTAGCGAGTGTACTAAAGTCCTGTGCCTTTATTCCAGGGTGGGTAGCTTTTGATGCTGAAGCTGTTAATTGATAGTGTACAGGCAATTCATGGATGCTGAGCATGGCATCTATGCCGTTCAAGGATACGATTCTGGATTCAATGGGAGCCTGTTGATCATTATTCGTTGATAAGGCATCTGGGGATTTTGCCATGCTGCCCTTACTACGGCCATCAATGCTATTGGATAGCCCTTTAATTTCGAAAGTTATTTTCGTGTCCCCAATACCGGCATGCGTTTTTTCCTCCTCCTTAACTTTTGCCTCCTTTTTGCAGGAATTAAAAAGTAGGAATAGGGAAAAACATAGTATTATGCTGATAGAATATGTTGTTGATTTAGAATACATGATGAATTAAATTTTGAGGTTCTTGTTAAGTATTCCAGGTGATTGTAATGATTTGTCTTCCCAAATGTTCGGGTCATCTGGGTTTGAAGCAGCTAGAGATCTACATCTTTGTATCGATCGTCATTGGCATCCTCCCAATCATTTACAAATAAATCCTGATCGGTTCCACCCGTATCTATTGTGACAGATCCAGCCATAATAGATTCTTCAAGTACAATGAATAGGGATTCTATCTTCGGTGTACTGTACTTGATGTTGTTTTTTGGTTCTTTCATAACTTACTAGTATTTAATTACTTGTTTTGGATATGATTAGCGAATCAAAGCTACTGCAATAAATACCTGAAATTCGAAAAAAACAGTCTTGATAATTGGTAAAACTACTTGATTTTCAGAATTTTATGTTTGTTTTCGTTAAATCGAGAACGATAATTGGAATTCACCATTCTGCTTTAATTTATTTTAATATGCGTTAAGGTTGTTTGTTATATGCGGAGAAATTAGTGCGGGTCGGGCAGATTCCGGGTAGGTGAGTACGAAAAAATCCCCGTTCCTAAGAACGAGGATTCCCCATAGTAAATAAATGCACGGATTTATTTGGTCTTGTCAGGTGATATTATTGTCTTCTTACGCAACGGACCGGCGCGTAAGTGTAAGAATTTCGGCTTACATTTTGAATGATTTGGGCCTGAGGATTATTTGAATATAAGAATTGTGCGAATGTTCCCATGGTCCTAGTTCTGTAATATCCTACAGTAGAGGGATAATTCGTACTGTTTGGGTAGTAATCATAGACATATCCCTGCAGAGTCGTTTGGTAACCAACGGGTACAAAATCAAGGAATCCATTTGGATAGGATGGAGCACCCTGAGCTGGAACGGTAGGGATTACGCGTAAAAACCAGCTGTTTCGTAATACTATTACAGATTTGTTGGTATAAGCGGCCAGATCTCTAAAATCCTGTTGCGTTGGTAAATCCCATGTGTCACGTGGATAGATCAATCGGCAGATATTTCGTCCATCTACTACATCATAGATATCATCTGTAAAATAATCGGTGAACGGTACGACATACCTGGATTCGTATAATGGGTTATCGAACCGAATCATATATTCATTGAATCCTTCTGGTGTAACAAGTCCATCGCCATCGCGCCACGTATTCCCGCGCGCCCATTTGGTATTTCCAACAACAATGGGTGATTCGATCAATTTTAGTGAAATCCGATAGATTTTTCCGGGTTCCGGTACAAAAGATGGGAAAGGGAAAGATTTATCGAAGAAATCGCGAGCTGAATTTAGCTCCAATCCATCGCTTGCCTTAACCTGGATGCCAAGTAGTTTGATCGTATCGGCAGAAACGACCAAAGAACTTGCGGTCTGCCCATCTGCAGGACTGTAAAATTTAAATCGCCACTTGGTGTTTGGGGTGACTACAGAGTCGACTCCCACGGATACATTATCTCTATCCGACGTATAATTCTTTATCGATCCTCCAGGTAAATCGCTGGAAAAAGCAGTATGTGTACTGTCCAGTAATCTAAATTCGGTTCTAAATACGCCACTGTTGCTCTTGATCATTGGACTGAATCCTCTCAACTGCGAAAACATCCCTTTGCTGTTCACTTCGACTTCGAATAAAGCAGTCTTTCGGGTGAAAACGATCCGCGTTATATTATTATCTTCAGTTTCTGATGTGGTAATGAGGCCGGATGCATAAGCAAAATCTTGCCTGCCCGATTGACTGTCTCCCGAAGGTAGGACAGGAACGGTACCCGATGTAGCATTGAATGCCGGAATAGTTGAAGTGTTGTTGTAGGTATAAGCATACCATCTGTATTTGCGATCCGCATCGGCTTGGATCTGTAGGCTGGTATTTCCCACCGTTCCTTCGGCTTGCGCGTGGACAGTTGTTGGGTTGCCCTGAGCATCCGTATTGAAAAGCACGATACGGTAAGTTCTGCCCTGACGTATGTTTTCAGTATTCCTAATAGCGGAGGGTGCTCCTGAGCTGTGCTTGGATCGGCTGTCGACCGTCTTCCTTCCGGATCCGGTAGTGTTCTTTTCCGAGATGGTTACTAGGTAATCCATATCCCCAACACTGACAATTTTGCTATTTGCCAAGATTACCTCACCGCCTGAGGTGACTCCCTTTGATGACTTCGCAGGTGCCTCCTTTGAACTTTCTATCCCATCAATGATAAAGGCAATTTTGCTATCGCCTTTTCCAGCTGTGATAATTGTCTCAGTAACTGATTCTTTGGTATCCTTGTTACAGGCACCCAGAAATATCGTTAAACTAAGGACGCCAAATTTTAGGTATGTTTTTAAGATGTTGTTCTTTCCCATTTGCTTTGTTGTTTATGAGTTGATAATTGGAATGAAATCGGTTATAGGTCAAAATTTTTATATTTATCCTCTTCCGAATCTTCCCATTCTTCAATTAGGGGGTTATCGCCCAATCCACCTGCCTCTACGGTGATGGATCCAGCGGCAATGCTTTCTTCAAGTTTGATGATGGTCCACAAAACTTCTGGGGAAACGTAGGTTTCCTGTAAATTTAAATTTTTCATTTCGACGTTTTTAAACAGCTAGACGCTTGTATGTTTTTCAAAAAATATGAACAAAAGTATACCATCGAAAATTCATAATATTAACTTAATGTATTGATAATAGGAATTTTTAAGAAAATTTCTTAAAACAAACAATATAGAGTTGAAATGCGTTAGGATGTTACCAATTGTTGATTACAGAATGTAATTTGAATCGTAACATAACGAATAGCCGAGTTAGGAACCTCAACACTAGAAAGGTAATCCGGCTCAGGATTGCAATCTTTTGCAAATCCCATCCGATGCTGTAAAAACGCTGTTAAAACACTATCCTATTCGCTTCAATATTGGTATCTTTGTTTCTTATAACCATTAAAGGAGGGGTAATTTGATACATATTGGTGTAATCGGTAGTGGAAGTTGGGCTACTGCAATGATAAAGATGTTAACGGATAACGCCATCGAGAAGCAGATTCATTGGTGGGTCCGTAAAGAGGAAGATATTGATTACATAAAGCAGTATCGCCACAATCCATCTTATTTAAGTGCCGTAGAAATAAAATTGGAGAAAGTTCAATTGGTGGCCGAGGTGAAAGCAGTTTTTGCCGCATCGGATATCATCATTCTTAATACACCAGCTGCCTATTTGGAGGATGCCCTTAAGGACTTAACACCAGAAGATTTTAAAGGAAAGCTCATGGTTTCCGCCATAAAGGGGATCGTACCATCCATAAAATTGATTGTCGGTGAATATTTGAACCGCAAATTTGATGTTGGCTTGGGTGACACCGTCGTAATTGGTGGGCCGTGCCATGCTGAAGAAGTTTCCTTGGAAAAACTTTCCTACCTGACTTTTGCCTCAAAGAATACCGCAAATGCCGCAACGGTCGAACAATATTTCCAGAGTCATTACATCAAGACCGTTGAATCCAATGACCTATTGGGGGTGGAATATGGCGCCGTATTGAAAAATATCTATGCCTTGGCTGGTGGTATCTGCCACGGTTTGGGGTATGGAGATAATTTTCAAGCCGTTCTGATTTCAAACGCCATACGGGAGATGGAATATTTTGTAAATGCAATCGATCCGCAACCCAGGGAAATCAATAAGTCCGCTTATTTGGGTGACCTCTTGGTTACGGCATATTCCCAGTTCAGTAGAAATAGAACTTTCGGGACAATGATCGGAAAGGGCTACAGTGTCAAGTCAGCGCAATTGGAGATGAACATGGTGGCGGAAGGCTACTTT is a genomic window containing:
- a CDS encoding NAD(P)H-dependent glycerol-3-phosphate dehydrogenase codes for the protein MIHIGVIGSGSWATAMIKMLTDNAIEKQIHWWVRKEEDIDYIKQYRHNPSYLSAVEIKLEKVQLVAEVKAVFAASDIIILNTPAAYLEDALKDLTPEDFKGKLMVSAIKGIVPSIKLIVGEYLNRKFDVGLGDTVVIGGPCHAEEVSLEKLSYLTFASKNTANAATVEQYFQSHYIKTVESNDLLGVEYGAVLKNIYALAGGICHGLGYGDNFQAVLISNAIREMEYFVNAIDPQPREINKSAYLGDLLVTAYSQFSRNRTFGTMIGKGYSVKSAQLEMNMVAEGYFASDCIQDIILQHQLEMPICNTVYNILYKQEPAASAVRKLTDKLT